A single Saccharolobus shibatae B12 DNA region contains:
- a CDS encoding zinc-ribbon domain-containing protein, with protein sequence MKKCPICNFENSDDALYCIKCGTPLPTQQPYMKPSRRPRKWLVVPFIAGIIITVFIIASMTVLVPATLGIYAKELVSPSQVSAILGGTWKVVGLGRTAMIISEPIVMNLSSNHTNSLVIGVGSNQQTPMAQGLTESLRGIIDERTYNMTLTLWYFSNSSEALNYFSLQGFFNDQRALHYLNASLIVLSNNEFVMYRYSDFLHSYISEIILLNGSLIKEVQIFGPTTIPQNHLEDLINIL encoded by the coding sequence ATGAAAAAATGTCCTATATGTAATTTCGAAAATTCCGATGACGCACTTTATTGCATCAAATGTGGTACTCCACTTCCAACCCAGCAACCTTACATGAAACCGTCCCGCAGACCCAGAAAATGGCTTGTCGTTCCATTTATCGCAGGCATTATCATCACTGTATTTATAATAGCATCCATGACAGTACTTGTCCCAGCTACTCTCGGTATATATGCTAAAGAATTGGTATCTCCATCTCAAGTGTCGGCGATTTTAGGTGGTACGTGGAAAGTAGTGGGATTGGGAAGGACTGCTATGATAATTTCAGAACCTATTGTGATGAACTTGAGTTCTAACCATACGAATAGCTTAGTGATAGGAGTCGGTTCTAATCAACAAACTCCGATGGCGCAAGGTCTCACGGAGAGCCTCAGAGGTATAATAGATGAGCGGACTTATAACATGACCTTGACTTTGTGGTACTTCAGCAATTCGTCTGAAGCATTAAACTACTTCAGCTTACAAGGATTTTTCAACGATCAGAGAGCGTTGCACTACCTTAATGCCAGTTTGATCGTGTTATCAAATAATGAGTTTGTGATGTACCGTTATAGTGATTTCTTACACTCTTACATATCGGAGATAATATTATTAAACGGAAGCCTAATAAAAGAAGTGCAGATCTTCGGACCCACCACGATACCTCAAAACCACCTGGAGGACCTGATTAACATTCTCTAA
- a CDS encoding winged helix-turn-helix domain-containing protein yields the protein MDTFEAISNDIRRRILKTLVTPKSFSQLVEELNIESAALAFHLKKLEGLVTKDSQGNYMLTEEGKRVLAIINSIEGQYNNFNIPYTTNNNPPPLIIQYADNITVTENMIIKLRNEGRKLVIKDVDTVEFKHIEPKLLSEVLELIENVNVIKCTEDLFEIVSYKSKNVGSISTNDENERKSFVDSLISLFLPKRQLNIVYNGPLQYSGNLRIHLDGGVVKIRRGDPHLLAKCIDLEDLEIQKDSINADGCYLKITYPDLNSLEISLDGGTVDVSDLKINNLSIEVDGGVVDINVVSENEVRLSLNGGKMGGKIVFIPNTNPNLSIQIDGGISNMSITIPEDMTVITNSNINGGVVTLPKSRIGKNGVLKIIASVNGGVITVNEDIHDEKKIK from the coding sequence ATGGACACATTTGAAGCTATTTCGAACGACATCAGAAGGAGAATACTAAAAACGCTAGTTACACCCAAATCTTTCTCACAACTCGTTGAGGAGCTTAACATTGAGAGTGCTGCTTTGGCATTTCATTTAAAGAAACTGGAAGGATTAGTAACCAAAGATTCCCAAGGTAATTATATGCTTACAGAAGAAGGAAAGAGGGTTCTAGCAATCATAAATTCAATCGAAGGTCAATATAATAACTTCAATATTCCTTATACTACTAATAACAATCCCCCTCCCTTAATAATTCAATATGCAGATAATATCACTGTAACAGAAAATATGATTATAAAATTAAGAAATGAGGGAAGAAAGCTTGTAATAAAAGACGTTGATACGGTAGAGTTTAAACACATAGAACCTAAACTTTTAAGTGAGGTATTGGAATTGATTGAAAATGTAAATGTTATAAAATGTACAGAGGATCTTTTTGAAATCGTTTCATACAAATCTAAAAACGTAGGTTCGATCAGCACTAATGACGAGAACGAGAGAAAGAGTTTCGTAGATAGTTTAATCTCTTTATTCTTACCCAAGAGACAACTTAATATTGTTTATAATGGCCCTCTCCAATATTCGGGCAATTTGAGAATTCATCTTGATGGTGGTGTAGTAAAAATTAGAAGAGGAGATCCTCATTTATTAGCTAAGTGCATCGATTTAGAGGATCTGGAAATCCAGAAGGATAGTATAAACGCTGACGGATGCTATCTTAAAATCACTTATCCGGATCTGAATTCCTTAGAGATTTCTTTGGATGGAGGAACTGTAGACGTTTCTGATTTAAAAATAAATAATCTCTCAATAGAAGTTGATGGGGGAGTAGTGGATATTAACGTTGTATCGGAAAATGAGGTCAGGTTATCCTTAAATGGAGGAAAAATGGGCGGTAAAATAGTTTTCATACCCAACACTAACCCTAACCTTTCTATACAGATTGATGGAGGGATTTCGAATATGTCAATAACAATTCCAGAAGATATGACTGTTATCACAAATTCCAATATTAATGGAGGAGTTGTCACGTTACCTAAAAGTAGGATAGGGAAAAACGGTGTTTTAAAGATCATTGCATCAGTAAACGGAGGAGTAATTACAGTGAATGAGGATATCCACGATGAGAAGAAAATCAAATAA
- a CDS encoding PIN domain-containing protein: MENKRICLDTDVLIDAFRNDIKKFIGYYTTCINLYEFLRGLAFIGKNIDEFKSWIELNLNVVCIDNNSLKTASRIYAELRKKGEIIEDPDLLIASICIANDFSLMTHNKKHFKRLEKYGLKLI, translated from the coding sequence TTGGAGAATAAGAGAATTTGTTTAGATACGGATGTACTTATAGATGCTTTTAGAAATGATATTAAGAAATTCATAGGTTATTATACTACATGTATTAATCTTTACGAATTCTTAAGAGGATTAGCCTTTATTGGGAAAAATATAGATGAGTTCAAATCGTGGATAGAACTTAACCTTAACGTAGTATGTATTGATAATAACTCCCTAAAAACTGCTTCAAGAATTTACGCAGAACTTAGAAAGAAGGGAGAAATAATTGAAGATCCAGATTTATTAATAGCTTCGATATGCATAGCTAATGACTTCTCTCTGATGACACATAATAAGAAACATTTTAAAAGATTAGAGAAATACGGCTTAAAACTAATTTAG
- a CDS encoding S41 family peptidase yields MRAYYMYPDIRGDLISFTSDDDVWLLSLKDMKPLRITSGLGVSIRPKISPSGRKVAFTVVWLKSGKQGGDIYVVEDGQARRVTYFGSRNSRVAGWISEDEIIVITDFHTPFVQWTEAYKVNINSGKAEKLPFGMLSNVVIRDDIIVIARGYQDLPNWKGYKGGTKGELWISRNGGKTFEKFVSLDGNVSWPMIVRERIYFLSDHEGVGNLYSVDLNGKDLRKHTNFTDYYCRNASSDGKRIVFQNAGDIYLYDPEKDGLSKLDIDLPTDRKKRQPKFVSVIEYMNEAVVNGNYVALVSRGKAFLMRPWDGPAVQLGKKQGVKYRQIQVLPNGDVIGVNDEDKLVILGKDGSEKVINKDFGRIERVKVSPDGKKVLLSNNKLELWVYEIDSDNARLIDKSEYDLILEFDWHPNSEWFAYSFPEGYYTQSIKLASVDGKIVRITTPYGYDFSPSFDPDGRYLYFLAARHLDPTNDKVIFNLSFQRVVKPYLVVLGNYYSPFNQPLDEVSSNDKNVVIEGIEDRVIPFPIEEENYIQIAGAKNNKIFLFSYPIRGLRSLTGDVFGRLEVYDLENKAKELYADNVSNFSLSSDKSKILLMLKDNLRLFDVNAKPDFNSTGRKGGVIDLSRVKVYVEPEKEWRQMLRETWKLMKQNYWNEERLKNWDSVLPKYERLLDRISTRFELSDIIQEMQGETRTSHSYETAYDYDTPEPLSVGGLGAEFEYDENNKCYKITKIYVGDSTNENERSPLRDPGVQLNVGDCIKAIDGEEANGNIYSHLINKDQVILDVITNDGKNRHVTVKVLKDERFLIYRYWVEKNREYVHEKSKGRLGYIHIPDMMYQGFAEFYRLFMSEFHREGLVVDVRFNRGGFVSGLLLEKLLLKRVGYDHPRNGKPIPMPYFSSPKVLVGITNEHAGSDGDIFSFLFKKYKLGVLIGRRTWGGVVGIRPRYRLVDKTYISQPEFAVNFEDVGFGIENYGVDPDIVVEIKPEDYVNNRDTQLDTAIELALKQL; encoded by the coding sequence ATGAGAGCGTACTACATGTACCCCGACATTAGAGGGGATCTAATATCATTTACTTCAGATGATGACGTTTGGCTTCTTTCTTTAAAAGACATGAAACCGCTTAGGATAACAAGTGGTTTAGGAGTTTCCATAAGGCCTAAAATAAGTCCAAGTGGTAGAAAAGTTGCGTTTACTGTTGTTTGGCTTAAGAGTGGTAAGCAAGGTGGAGATATCTACGTTGTTGAAGACGGGCAAGCTAGGAGGGTTACCTATTTTGGTAGTAGGAATAGTAGGGTTGCTGGTTGGATTTCTGAGGACGAGATTATTGTAATAACTGACTTTCACACTCCTTTTGTTCAATGGACTGAGGCGTATAAGGTGAATATAAATAGTGGAAAGGCAGAGAAATTGCCTTTTGGTATGTTATCCAACGTTGTAATAAGGGATGATATAATAGTAATTGCAAGGGGTTATCAAGACTTACCAAATTGGAAAGGGTATAAGGGTGGAACTAAGGGTGAATTATGGATTTCTCGTAATGGTGGTAAAACCTTTGAGAAGTTTGTTAGTTTAGATGGTAACGTTAGTTGGCCCATGATAGTTAGAGAAAGGATTTACTTTCTATCAGACCACGAGGGAGTTGGTAATCTCTATTCCGTTGATTTGAACGGTAAGGATTTAAGAAAACATACTAATTTCACCGATTACTATTGTAGGAATGCCAGTAGTGACGGTAAGAGGATTGTTTTTCAAAACGCTGGTGATATATATTTGTACGATCCAGAAAAGGACGGCTTATCTAAACTGGATATCGACTTACCTACTGATAGGAAGAAAAGGCAACCGAAATTCGTTAGTGTAATAGAATACATGAATGAGGCTGTTGTAAATGGTAATTACGTTGCTTTAGTAAGTAGGGGTAAGGCATTTTTAATGAGGCCGTGGGATGGTCCCGCAGTTCAATTGGGCAAGAAACAAGGTGTAAAATATAGGCAGATTCAAGTTTTACCTAATGGTGACGTGATAGGAGTAAACGATGAGGACAAATTGGTGATTTTAGGTAAGGATGGGAGTGAGAAGGTAATAAATAAGGACTTTGGTAGGATAGAGAGAGTTAAGGTTTCTCCAGATGGTAAGAAAGTATTACTGTCTAACAATAAACTTGAGTTATGGGTTTACGAGATTGATAGCGATAACGCCAGATTAATAGATAAGAGCGAATACGATCTAATTTTAGAATTTGATTGGCATCCAAATAGTGAGTGGTTTGCCTACTCTTTTCCAGAAGGCTATTATACTCAGTCAATAAAGCTTGCCAGCGTTGACGGGAAGATTGTTAGGATAACAACTCCCTATGGATATGATTTTTCACCGTCATTTGACCCTGATGGTAGATATTTATATTTCTTGGCTGCAAGGCATTTAGACCCAACTAACGATAAGGTAATATTTAATTTAAGTTTCCAGAGGGTTGTTAAGCCATACCTAGTAGTTCTAGGGAATTACTATTCCCCATTTAATCAGCCATTAGATGAGGTTAGTAGTAACGACAAAAACGTGGTAATTGAGGGAATTGAAGATAGAGTAATTCCGTTTCCGATCGAAGAGGAGAATTACATACAAATAGCTGGAGCTAAGAACAACAAGATCTTCCTATTCTCTTATCCAATAAGGGGGCTGAGGTCACTGACTGGAGATGTATTTGGTAGGTTAGAGGTTTATGATCTGGAGAATAAGGCAAAGGAGTTATATGCAGATAACGTATCAAACTTCTCCTTGTCTAGCGATAAAAGTAAAATACTTTTAATGCTTAAGGATAATCTAAGACTATTTGACGTTAACGCAAAACCAGATTTTAACTCAACTGGAAGGAAAGGTGGGGTAATAGATTTATCTAGAGTTAAGGTTTACGTTGAGCCTGAGAAGGAATGGAGACAAATGCTCAGGGAAACGTGGAAGTTGATGAAGCAGAATTATTGGAATGAGGAGAGATTAAAGAATTGGGACTCCGTTTTACCCAAATATGAGAGACTTTTAGATAGAATAAGTACTAGGTTTGAACTTTCCGATATAATTCAAGAGATGCAAGGTGAGACTAGGACTTCTCATTCCTATGAGACAGCTTACGATTACGATACTCCAGAGCCGTTGTCAGTTGGAGGTTTAGGTGCTGAGTTTGAATATGACGAGAACAATAAATGTTATAAGATTACAAAAATTTATGTTGGGGATTCTACTAATGAGAATGAGAGGAGTCCATTAAGGGATCCTGGTGTTCAATTGAATGTTGGAGATTGTATAAAGGCTATTGATGGGGAAGAGGCGAACGGCAACATTTACTCTCATCTAATAAACAAGGATCAAGTGATTCTTGACGTAATAACTAATGACGGTAAGAATAGACACGTTACGGTTAAAGTATTAAAAGACGAAAGGTTCTTAATATATAGGTATTGGGTTGAGAAGAATAGGGAATACGTTCACGAGAAGAGTAAGGGTAGGTTAGGGTATATTCACATACCAGATATGATGTATCAAGGGTTCGCTGAGTTTTACAGATTGTTCATGTCCGAATTCCACAGAGAAGGGTTAGTGGTTGACGTTAGGTTTAATAGGGGTGGTTTCGTCTCAGGATTACTCTTAGAGAAGCTACTCTTAAAGAGGGTTGGCTATGATCATCCTAGGAATGGAAAACCAATACCTATGCCGTATTTCTCATCTCCTAAGGTTTTAGTGGGAATAACCAATGAGCATGCTGGGTCTGATGGTGATATCTTTTCGTTCTTGTTCAAGAAGTACAAGCTAGGAGTACTTATTGGTAGAAGAACTTGGGGAGGTGTTGTTGGTATAAGGCCCAGATATAGATTAGTTGATAAGACCTATATCAGTCAACCAGAGTTCGCTGTTAACTTCGAGGATGTAGGTTTCGGTATAGAGAATTACGGAGTAGACCCAGATATAGTTGTTGAGATTAAGCCAGAGGATTATGTAAATAATAGGGATACACAATTAGATACTGCAATAGAGTTAGCATTAAAACAACTTTAA
- a CDS encoding 2,5-diamino-6-(ribosylamino)-4(3H)-pyrimidinone 5'-phosphate reductase, translated as MRPYVIIFSTVSIDGRLATKTGYSELSCPYDKQRQHEIRSEVDAVMVGANTVRVDNPSLTVKYSKNRRNPIRVVVTRSFNLDPSYKIFTTPPSTIVYTSNYESEKAEELNRKGVIVRKFLHLDDLLEDLYNNFNIRRLMVEGGGHLIWWFIKDNLYDEIRITISPRIFGNGVSFTQGEGFIGEDSPRLKLIDAKICECGNEVHLTYEKYMK; from the coding sequence ATGAGACCTTATGTAATAATATTTAGCACAGTATCGATAGATGGTAGACTCGCAACGAAAACTGGTTATAGCGAATTGAGTTGCCCTTATGATAAGCAAAGACAACATGAGATAAGAAGTGAGGTTGATGCAGTAATGGTGGGAGCTAATACGGTAAGAGTAGACAACCCATCATTAACTGTAAAGTATAGTAAAAATAGGAGAAACCCCATTAGAGTAGTGGTGACTAGAAGTTTCAATCTAGACCCTTCATACAAGATATTCACCACACCACCCTCAACAATAGTCTATACTTCTAATTACGAAAGCGAAAAAGCCGAGGAATTAAATAGGAAAGGAGTTATCGTTAGGAAATTCCTTCATTTAGATGACCTTTTAGAGGACTTATACAACAACTTCAACATTAGAAGACTAATGGTTGAAGGAGGCGGACATTTAATATGGTGGTTTATAAAAGACAATCTTTACGACGAAATTAGGATAACAATTTCTCCTAGAATTTTTGGAAATGGAGTCAGTTTTACACAAGGAGAAGGATTTATTGGTGAGGATTCGCCTAGACTCAAGTTAATTGATGCAAAAATTTGCGAATGTGGGAACGAAGTCCATCTTACGTACGAGAAATATATGAAATAA
- a CDS encoding PIN domain-containing protein, protein MRILIDTSFILPALGIDVGEQVVNLIREFYNHEVYFIELSLLEAMWVIKRLIKQGIEVDFSAVRTGLKSINKTYHLLRIPTRAYINAVNDKRHSDLIDLILYYTAKAYNLKLLSLDNKLKEIDRERIIIQNLDE, encoded by the coding sequence ATGAGAATCCTAATTGATACTAGCTTTATACTTCCAGCTCTGGGCATAGACGTAGGCGAGCAAGTAGTAAACCTCATAAGGGAGTTTTATAATCATGAGGTTTACTTTATAGAGTTGTCCTTACTTGAAGCAATGTGGGTGATTAAGAGACTAATAAAACAAGGAATTGAAGTAGATTTTAGTGCAGTGAGGACTGGATTAAAAAGCATAAACAAAACTTATCATTTGCTGAGAATACCTACAAGAGCTTATATAAATGCTGTGAATGATAAAAGACATAGTGACCTAATAGACTTGATCCTTTACTACACTGCAAAGGCCTACAACCTTAAGCTACTTTCTTTAGATAACAAGTTAAAAGAGATCGATAGAGAGAGAATTATTATACAAAATCTAGATGAATAG
- a CDS encoding AbrB/MazE/SpoVT family DNA-binding domain-containing protein has product MKTKVRVGKKLTIHIPKAVAEELSIKEGDVLSLNVKDNKIILEHNDAILLSLKGKKFTKITLDEVEKISEEEQSKYENPN; this is encoded by the coding sequence ATGAAGACTAAAGTACGTGTAGGTAAGAAGCTTACAATTCATATTCCCAAGGCTGTAGCTGAAGAGCTCAGCATAAAGGAAGGCGATGTTTTATCCTTAAACGTTAAGGATAATAAGATAATTTTGGAACATAATGACGCTATACTGCTTTCATTAAAAGGCAAGAAGTTCACTAAGATCACATTAGATGAGGTAGAAAAAATAAGTGAAGAGGAGCAGAGTAAGTATGAGAATCCTAATTGA
- a CDS encoding long-chain fatty acid--CoA ligase, translated as MGKVFIKGLPSTMMDDFQLDVINLLQHAAENYGEREVKSRKIDGTLERYNYRIIYERVKKLANALETLGVKPMDRVGALGYNTHRYFELYFGISGIGAVMVEMNFRLSPEELSYIAKHSKITVVFTDEQLLPIVEKVNDRIGLEKVVVMTDKESTPSTKISKVYHYEDLLSNSSPNYEFPIIDEKSACFACYTSGTTGMPKGVYYSHRAIVLHTMAVIQSLPINTNDALLQLVPMFHANGWGWPFTATMVGAKQVFPGIYSIDNLKPIVDLLINENITVSNGVPTLWIAIHNYLSSLKERPKFANLRVLIGGSEPPLSLIKGLREFGIEVIHGYGSTETTPLSHINVVKYYLGLSQEEYEEMKSKQGIPVFPIQRRIITPDGKDVPWDNRTVGELLERGPWVVKEYYKDPRTFDSFIGEGYDLWWKSGNAVTIDQYGYIKIVDRLKDLIKSGGEWISSVDMENYLMAYPKVLEATVVGVPHPKWQERPLAFIVVKPEYKGNITKEEILEHLSKKFPKWQLPEIIFTDSVPKTSTGKFDKKVLREQYKEYFIKTVKEL; from the coding sequence ATGGGGAAGGTATTTATAAAAGGTTTGCCGTCAACTATGATGGATGATTTTCAGCTTGATGTAATTAATTTACTTCAACATGCAGCGGAAAATTATGGGGAGAGAGAAGTAAAGTCGAGAAAGATTGATGGTACTTTAGAGAGATATAATTATAGAATAATCTATGAGAGAGTAAAGAAATTAGCTAATGCATTAGAAACCTTAGGTGTCAAACCTATGGATAGAGTAGGTGCGTTAGGTTACAATACTCATAGATACTTTGAACTTTACTTTGGAATTAGCGGGATAGGTGCTGTTATGGTAGAAATGAATTTCAGACTATCTCCAGAAGAGTTATCATATATTGCTAAGCACTCTAAAATTACCGTAGTATTTACTGATGAGCAACTATTACCTATTGTGGAAAAAGTTAATGATAGAATAGGCCTCGAAAAGGTAGTAGTTATGACAGATAAGGAAAGCACCCCATCTACAAAAATTTCTAAAGTATATCACTATGAAGATTTATTAAGTAATAGCTCACCAAATTATGAATTTCCCATAATAGATGAAAAGTCTGCTTGTTTTGCTTGTTACACATCTGGTACTACTGGAATGCCTAAAGGAGTATATTACTCGCATAGGGCAATAGTATTACATACAATGGCTGTAATACAATCATTACCTATTAATACTAATGACGCGTTGCTACAATTAGTTCCAATGTTTCACGCAAATGGTTGGGGTTGGCCTTTCACTGCTACTATGGTAGGAGCAAAACAAGTATTTCCTGGCATTTACAGTATAGATAATTTAAAACCAATAGTTGATCTATTGATAAATGAAAATATTACAGTATCCAATGGGGTTCCTACTCTTTGGATTGCCATTCATAATTATTTATCATCGTTAAAGGAAAGACCTAAATTTGCTAATCTAAGGGTACTTATAGGGGGAAGTGAGCCACCACTATCGTTAATAAAGGGGCTTAGAGAATTCGGTATAGAAGTAATTCACGGCTACGGTTCTACGGAAACTACTCCTCTATCGCATATAAATGTAGTAAAGTATTATTTAGGTTTAAGTCAGGAGGAGTATGAGGAAATGAAATCTAAGCAAGGAATTCCAGTATTTCCTATTCAAAGGAGGATAATTACTCCAGATGGTAAAGATGTTCCATGGGATAATAGAACCGTAGGTGAACTTTTAGAAAGGGGCCCCTGGGTAGTTAAGGAATATTATAAGGATCCCAGAACTTTTGATTCATTCATAGGTGAGGGATACGATCTGTGGTGGAAAAGCGGAAATGCGGTTACCATCGATCAATATGGATACATAAAAATTGTTGATAGGTTAAAGGATTTGATAAAGAGTGGAGGAGAATGGATATCAAGCGTAGATATGGAGAATTACTTAATGGCATATCCAAAAGTATTAGAAGCTACTGTAGTTGGTGTACCTCATCCTAAATGGCAAGAAAGACCTTTAGCATTTATAGTAGTTAAGCCAGAATATAAAGGAAATATAACTAAAGAAGAGATTTTAGAACACTTATCTAAAAAATTCCCTAAATGGCAACTACCTGAAATAATATTTACGGACTCTGTGCCTAAGACTAGTACAGGTAAATTTGATAAAAAAGTATTAAGAGAACAGTATAAAGAATATTTCATTAAAACTGTGAAGGAATTGTAA